The sequence below is a genomic window from Maridesulfovibrio frigidus DSM 17176.
AAGGATACTTATTCATAGTTTTTTGCATTGGGATTCTTTCCACCGCAATTTTTATGGCATGCGGCTTCAGGTTATCCCTCTATGATTCTATACCGAGAGGAATATATAAAGTTTCCTCCGAAACACCCCAAAAAGGTGATGCTGTTTTAATCTCCTTATGCCGATGTAACGACTACTACCCTTTACATGACAGAGCTTACACACAAGGAAGTTTAGTTAAATATTTTGCAGCTCATGCCGGTGATAATATTACCATTTCAAACGAAGGAATTAGTATAAATTCAAAACTCTGGGCGAACTCAAAAATTAGAGAAAAAGATTCTCACAATCGTGAGATGTTTTCTCTCTTACCTTCTGGAATAATTCCCAAAGGTAAAGCTCTCCTCCTTAGCAAAGACAATAAGAGTTCATTTGATTCTAGATATTTTGGTTTAGTTCCTATTCATATTCTTCAAAAATTCATTCCCGTTTTCACCTTTTAGTTAATTTCTAACGGAGAACAAAATGCGCTTATTTATCGCAGAAAAAAGA
It includes:
- a CDS encoding S26 family signal peptidase; translation: MTRLLNFIEKFKAYLANFNENRKLMKEFRKENRKKRWKENPIYFLQGYLFIVFCIGILSTAIFMACGFRLSLYDSIPRGIYKVSSETPQKGDAVLISLCRCNDYYPLHDRAYTQGSLVKYFAAHAGDNITISNEGISINSKLWANSKIREKDSHNREMFSLLPSGIIPKGKALLLSKDNKSSFDSRYFGLVPIHILQKFIPVFTF